The Actinosynnema mirum DSM 43827 genomic interval GTGAGCCAGAACTCGTGCAGGTCCACCAGCGCCTCGCGCACGGCCTCGCCCGTCAGACGGCGACGACCCGGTGCGAGCAGGCGATCGCGCGCCCGCACCAGGTCGTCGGCCGTGACGACGGCCGTCTCGGTGTGCTCCATCCGGCCGTCTCCAGTCATCGCTACAGGGCGTCCGTGCCGCGCTCCCCGGTCCGGACCCGGATCACGGTGTCGACGGGGGTCACCCAGACCTTCCCGTCGCCGATCTTGCCGGTGCGGGCGGCCTCGACGACCGCGTCCAGGACCTTGTCCACGGCCGCGTCGTCCACCAGCACCTCGATCCGCAGCTTCGGCACGAAGTCCACGGCGTACTCGGCGCCCCGGTAGACCTCGGTGTGGCCCTTCTGCCTGCCGTAGCCCTGGACCTCGCTGACGGTCATGCCCAGGACGCCCAGCTGCTCCAGTGACGTCTTGACGTCGTCGAGCGTGAACGGCTTGACGATCGCGGTGATCAGCTTCACGACTTGTTGCTCCCCTCAAGGACCGCGGACGCGCCCGCGGCGACGCTGGGCTTGGCGGAGCCGCGCGAGCCGGACAGGCCGCCGAAGTCGTAGGCGGTCTCGGCGTGCTCGGCCTCGTCGATGCCACCGACCTCGTCATCCTGCTCCGAGCGGAAGCCGACGGTCAGCTTGACCAGGTAGCCGAGGGCGAGGCTGAGGACGAAGGAGTAGGCGAAGACCGCGATCGCGCCGACGGCCTGCCGCCAGAGCTGGTCGACGCCGCCGCCGTAGAACAGGCCGTTGACGCCCGCCGGGGCGGCGTCGCTGGCGAAGAAGCCGACGAGGATCGTGCCGGAGAGGCCGCCGACCAGGTGCACGCCGACCACGTCGAGCGAGTCGTCGATGCCGAGGCGGTACTTGAGGCTGACCGCCAGCGCGCACAGGGCGCCGGTGATGGCGCCGACCGCGATCGCGCCGAGCGGGGTGACCGACGAGCAGGCCGGGGTGATGGCGACCAGACCGGCGACGACGCCGGACGCGGCGCCCAGGGTGGTGGCGTGGCCGTCGCGGATGCGCTCCACGAGCAGCCAGGCGAGCATGGCGGCGGCGGTGGCGACGGTGGTGTTGATGAAGGTGACGCCCGCGGTGGCGTTGGCGCCCAGCGCGGAGCCCGCGTTGAAGCCGTACCAGCCGAACCAGAGCAGACCGGCGCCGAGCACGACCAGGGGCAGGCTGTGCGGCTTCATGCGGTCCTTGGGCCAGCCGACGCGCTTGCCGAGGACGATCGCCAGCGCCAGCGCCGCGGCGCCCGCGTTGATGTGGACGGCGGTGCCGCCCGCGAAGTCGATGGCGGCGAGCTTGTTGGCGATCCAGCCGCCGGGGTCGACGACGTTGCCGTCGGCGTCCTTGCCGTCGAAGTCGAACACCCAGTGCGCGACCGGGAAGTAGACAACCAGGGCCCACAGGCCGGCGAACAGCAGCCACGGGCCGAAGCGGGCCCGGTCGGCGATCGCGCCGGAGATCAGCGCCACGGTGATGATCGCGAACATCGCCTGGAAGGAGACGAAGACCGTGGTCGGGATGGTGCCGAACAGCGAGTCCGGGGTGAGCAGCCCGTTCAGGCCGAAGAACTCGAACGGCTTGCCCAGCAGGCCACCGCCGAGGTCGGCGCCGAACGCGGTCGAGTAGCCGACCAGCACCCAGAGCACACCGACCACGCCCATGGCGCCCAGGCTCATCATCATCATGTTGAGCACGCTCTTCGAGCGGACCATGCCCCCGTAGAAGAAGGCAAGTCCGGGGGTCATCAGCAGCACCAGTGCGGCACTGGCGAGCACCCAGGCGGTGTCCCCTGTATCCACGTCGACCTCCACAGCAACAGCACGTCGGTTGCAGGGGAGCATTGACAGCGGCTGTTTCGCCCGCCGACGCGGAACGTTTCACCCCGGTGAACTGTCGGATCGGCCTTGTTACGGGCGGGTTTCACGGGGTTGAAGGCAGGAATTCTTCACCCTGCGGTACCGGAATCCGGGGGTTCTTGCGGTGACGGACGGTGCTGGGCATCACCCCGACCGGATGGCCGGATCGCGCGGTCGTGGGACGGGGCGACGGTCGGTCACCGGGCGGTGATCAGGGGCGGGACGGTTTTCGTCGGGTCGGGGGCGTGGTCATCTCGGCGTGGGGGTGGTGATCACGGTGCGCGAGGACGTGGTCGGGTCGACGGCGGCGCGCCGGGCGACGGCGCGGTGGCCGCCACGGGGGCGCGCCGGGGTCCTCCCCGACGCGCCCCCTCGGCGCACCTCCGTCCTGCCTCCGTCCTGCCCGCGTCACGCCCCCGAGCCGCAGTCAGCCCGCCAGCGGCAGCGCGCCCCAGCCACCGCGACCGGGCAGCTGCGGCTTGCCCGGCTGCGCGGTCCGCGCCTCCGGCTCCTGCGCGGGCGGCTCGACGCCCGCGCAGCGCGTGCCCTCGGCCGGGACCACCAGGTCCACCAGGTACGCGTCCGTCGCTCCGGTCACGCACTCGCTGCGGCCGTAGGCGCCGTGGCCCCAGCCCTCGTAGGTCAGCAGCACGGCCGCGCCGCCCGCCTGCCGGTGCGCGCCCACCGCCCACTCGTACGGCGTCGACGGGTCGTGCAGCGCGTTCAGCATCAGCACCCGCGGCGTGCCCTCGGCGACCCGCCACGGCAGCCTGGGGTTGCTGTTGGCGTCCTCGGTGCCGACGCACGCCGCCACCGCGCCCTGCCCCAGCGTCGACCCGCGCATGTTCGGGGACAGCGCCAGGCTGCGCTCGGTGATCTCCTGGAACTCCGCGTGGTCCCGCACCGGCAGCGCCCAGTCCTGGCAGAACACCGAGCCCATCGCGTTGCGCCCCAGCTCCGGCTCCGCCACGCCGAAGAGGGCCGGGTCCGGCGAGTCGAGCCGGGTCAGGGTGGTCGCCAGCTGCGCCCAGCTCGGGCTGTAGAACGCGCTCAGCGCCATGCCGCGCAGGTCCGCCGAGGTGATCCGCTGCTCCGGGTCGCCGGGCGCGGTCAGCTCGCCCCGGTCGGCCCGCTCCAGCAGGGAGTTCCAGACCTCCGGCACGTCCTGGTCGTGCAGCGCGCACGCCTCGGTCCGCTCGCACCACGCGACGAACTCCTCGAACGAGTCCTCCGCGCCGACCGCCTCGCTCGCCAGGAACTCGGCGGCGCCCTGGTCGTGGTCCATGTTGCTGTCGATGACCATCGCCCGGACCCGGTCGCCGTGCTTCTCGGCGTACTGCCGGCCGATCAGCGTGCCGTACGAGACGCCGTAGTAGCTGACCCGCGCCTCGCCGAGCGAGCGGCGCACCGCGTCCAGGTCCTCGACCACGTCGAGCGTGCTGACGTGGTCGTAGATCGGGCCGCTGTGCGAGCGGCAGTCGTCGGCCAGCTCCCGGTTGTACCGCGCCAGGGCGTCGAACTCGGCCTGGTTCGCGGGCAGCGGTCCGGGGTTGGCGTTCACCTTCTCCAGCGAGCACCGGACGGGGCTGCTGCGCCCGACGCCGCGCGGGTCGACGCCGACGATGTCGAAGCTCTTCAGGACCTCGGGGCTGAAGTAGCTGTCGGCCACGAGCGTGAAGTCGACGCCCGGACCACCGGGGCCGCCGGGGTTGATGAACAGCACGCCCTCGCGCTTCGCCGGGTCGTCGGCCGCGCGGCGCGCCAGGGCGAGGTCGAACTTCTCCCCGTCCGGCTCGGCCCAGTCGACCGGCATGGGGACCGTGCCGCACTCGACGGTCGCCAGCTCCTCGCACGGCGCCCAGGCGATGTCCGCCCGGTAGCCCGGATCTCCTCCCGGTCGGGCTCCCGCGATGCCGGTGGCGCTTCCGGCGACGAGCGCTCCGGTGGCCGCGACGACACCGAGCGCCCGGATGATCGGTCGCACAGGTTTCCTCCCTTTGGTTTCACCCGGTCAGGCAATCGCAGGCTGTCAGCGCCACCAGCGCGACCACATCAGACCGAGGTTCCACCGCCCCGTCACCCCACGGGACTACGGGAGATCCCCAAAAATGGGGGTTTAGCTCGACAGGTCGCGGAAACGCCGTGCGAGCGCGGTCAGCCCGGCGTCGGTGAGGGCGCCGAGGAGGCGCAGCCGGGCCATGCCGCCGTCCGGGAAGATGTCGAGCCGCGCGCGCGTCACCGCTTCGGGGACCCGGACGCGGAACCGGTGGCGGGTGTCGGGCTGCAGGCGGGTGCGGGGCAGCAGGTCCACCCAGCCGCCGTCGCCGTCGCGCCCGCGCACCGACGCCCAGCCGGGCGCGTTCCCCTTGAAGTGGCTGGTGTCCAGCTCGGCGAGCGCCACGACGCCCTGCCCGGCGAGCTCCACCTCGACCCAGTCGTTGCCGTCGTCGCGGCGGCGCGCGGTCTCCCAGCCCTCCCCCATCACGGCGGCCTGGCCGGGCGCGAGGAGGTTGGTGGGCGAGCCGTAGAACATGTCGCTGCACCCCACGACGCGCGCGCCGTTCTCCAGCGCGGCCAGGTCGACCGCGCCGGGCACCAGCAGCTCCGGGTCGGGCACCGGGTCGCCGTGCACGCGCAGCCGGGCGATGCCGCCGTCCGGGTGGGCGGTGAGGCGCACGTGCGTGAAGCGGCGCTCGGCGGTGACGGCGAAGTGGTGCTTGCGGTCGCCGCCGAGCGGGGCGCGCGGGACGATCACCCGCCAGCCGTCCAGTTCGGACGGGTCGGGGTGGCCGGGCGCGGACGTGGCCTCGACGGTCGCGGCGACCGGGTGGTTGCCGGTGAAGAACGCGGTGTCCACGACCACGCCCCGCACCACGCCCGGCAGGCCCAGGCGCACGATCGCCGCGTCGTCGCCGGGCTCGCGGCGGCGGCGGGTCTCCCAGCCGTCGTACACCTGGCCCTTGTGCCCGAACGTGTAGCTCTGGAACGCGGGTTCGGCGCGGTTGACCAGGTTCTCCCGCTCGGCGAAGAACTCGTCGTTGGCCCACACCACGCCGCCGCCGACGCCGCGCGACGCCAGGTCCGGCAGCCTCGTCCACTCCGGTGCGCTCATGCCGCTCCTCCGCCTCGGGTCAGGAACCGCCCGGACGGCGCGTCCCCGGTGATCCGGCGTCCGCGCAACCAGGTCCGCCGCACCTCGCCCGCCAGCGGCAGGCCGTGGTAGGCGGTGACCGGGTTGCGGTGGCGCAGGTGGGCGCGGTCCACGACGAAGGCGGCGTCGGGGGCGAACGCGCACAGGTCGGCGTCCGCGCCGGGCGCGATGCGGCCCTTGTGCCGCAGACCGGTGAGGTCGGCGGGGGCCGTGGACATCCAGCGGACCACGTCGGTGAGCGCGAAGCCCCGGCGGCGGGCCTGCGTCCACACGGCCGGGAGGCCCAGCTGGAGGCTCGCGACGCCGCCCCAGGCGGTGGCGAAGTCGCCGCGCTTGAGGTCGGGGGTGCACGGCGAGTGGTCGCTGACGACGAGGTCGAGCGCGCCGTCGCGCAGGGCCGCCCAGAGCAGCTCGCGGTTGGCGGCCTCGCGGATCGGGGGGCAGCACTTGAACGCGGTGGCGCCCTCGGGGATCTCCTCGGCGGTGAAGGTGAGGTAGTGCGGGCAGGTCTCGGCGGTGACGGGGACGCCGTCGCGCTTGGCCGCCGCGAGGTCGGCGGCGGCGCGGGCGCTGGAGACGTGCAGGACGTGCAGGCGGTGGCCGGTGTCGCGGGCGGCGGCGATGACGTCGGCGACGGCGCGCTGCTCGGCGGCGTGCGGGCGGGAGGCGAGGAAACCCGGGTAGTCGCCGCTCGCGGGCTCGGCGAGGTGGGCGGGGTCCTCGGCGTGGACGATCACCGGCAGGTCGGGTGGGAGGCGGGTGAGGGCGGCGCGCAGCCGGGGGACGTCGACGTGCGGGAACTCGTCGACGCCGGAGTGCGCGAGGAAGCACTTGAACCCGAAGACGCCCCGGTCGACGAGCGCGGCGAGCTGGTCGCCGTTGCCGGGCAGGAGACCGCCCCAGAAGCCGACGTCGACGTGCACGCGCCCGCGCGCGGCGTCGAGCTTGGCGTCGAGCGCGGCGGGGGTGGTGGTCGGGGGGAGGCTGTTGAGGGGCATGTCGACGATCGAGGTGACCCCGCCCGCGGCGGCGGCGAGCGTGGCGGTGGGGAAGCCCTCCCAGTCGGCGCGACCGGGGTCGTTGACGTGGACGTGGGTGTCGACCAGGCCGGGGATGAGGACCTCGTCGTCGGGCAGCTCGACCAGCTCGGCGCCTGCGCGGAGGGCTTCGCGGATGAGGTCGGCGGCCGGGGTGGCGGCCGGGTCGGCGGGGAACGGGCCGGTGGCGGCGAGCCCCGGAAGCGGTCCGGTGGGGGCTGCGCCGGCGTCGAACGGTCCGGCGCCGAACGGTCCGGCGCCGAACTGGCTGGTGCGGAACGGTCCGGTGGGCAGCGGGTCGGTGCCTGCGCGGCCGGGGCCGGTCGGGTCCGGGTGCGGGACGACGACGGTGATGCGGCCGTCCGCCACGCCGACGTCGGCGCCGATCTCGCCGTCCGGCGTGATCACGCGCTTCGCGCGGAAGACCAGGTCCATGCGGGTCAGGGTGCCGGCCGCGCGAAGCGCGGGCGAGGGCTGCGGGGCGGCGGTCTCCCGGTTGGCGGCAGGCGGGGTTCGGGCTTCCGGAACGGCGTCGGGCGAACGCGGCCGGTACGACCTTCCGGGGGTGTCGGGCGAGCCGGTGGTGTGGTTCGCGCGCGGGCCGAGGGCGGCGCGGCCGAAGTGGCGCACGGGCCTGAGGACACGAGCGGAGCCTGAGGCGGCGCATGGGGCCTAAAGCGATGTGCAGGGGCTAAGCGGCGCGCAGGGGTTAGGGCTGCGAACTTGTCCGTTGTCACGGCGACTTGCCAGCGTTGCGGCAAGCCACCGCAAGCCACCGCAAACCCCGTGCCTCCCGCGCCGTGGGAGCGCTCTCCCCGCCACCCCACACGGGGTTCCCCCGTCCGAAGGGCCCGGTGGTCTCCGGTTGACAGGGCTTCCGGGGCGCTCCTACCGTCGCGCAGGGTCGGGCCCGCGCAGTCGTCCCCCGGAGGGTGGGTGCCCATGACCGGTGCGGACAGCGGCGGGATCGGGTGGTTCGACGCGGGTGAGCCCTCCCTGCTCCGGCCCTTGGTGCTCGACTGCCTCGCGGTGCCCCGGTGGGTGGACGGCGTGCTCGCCGCGCGGCCGTTCGGGGTGGTGGAGCGGCTGGTCGCCGCGGCCGACGTGGTGCTGTCCGACGACGAGGTCCTCGGCGCCATCGCGCACCACCCCCGCATCGGTGAGCGCGGGCGCGGAACCTCCGCCGCCTGGTCGGATCGGGAGCAGTCCGGGGTGGACGGCTCGCTCTCCGCGCAGCTCACCGAGGCCAACGCGCGCTACGAGGCCCGGTTCGGGCACGTCTTCCTCGTCTGCGCCACCGGGTTGAGCGGGGCGGACGTGCTCCGGGCCGTGGAAGCGCGCATGGGGAACGACCCCGCTCACGAGCTCCGGGTCGTCAACCGCGAGCTGTGCCGGATCGCCGCCATCCGGCTGCGGAAGCTGGTGCACCGCGACTGAGGCAACCACCGCACCGACGCTGAGGAGTCATCCGATGGGGATCGTCCTGGGGCCGAACCAGTACGGCAAGGCCGAGGTCCGGCTCGTGTCCGTCACCCGTGACGGTGACACCCACTCGATAAAGGACCTCACCGTCAGCACCTCGCTGCGCGGCGACCTCGTCGACACCCACCTGACCGGCGACAACACCAAGGTCCTCGCCACCGACACCCAGAAGAACACCGCCTACGCCTTCGCCAAGCTCTACGGCGTCCACCAGGTCGAGGACTTCGCCCTCCGGCTCGCGCGGCACTTCGTGGCCGGCCAGGCGGCGATCACCGGGGCCCGCGTGCTCGTCGACGAGCACCTCTGGCAGCGCATCGAGACCAACGGGCACTCGTTCACCCGGTCGGGCGGGGAGATCAGGACCGCCGCCGTGACCGTCGACCACGACCGGGCCTGGGTGGTGTCCGGGCTCAAGGACCTCGTGGTGCTCAAGACCACCGGCTCGGAGTTCCACGGGTTCCCGCGCGACGAGTTCACCACCCTCGCCGAGACCGACGACCGGGTGCTCGCCACCTCGGTCACCGCGCGCTGGCGCCACTCCTCGGACGAGGTCGTCGACTGGGCCGCGAGCTACGCGGAGGTCCGCCGCGTGCTGCTGTCGACGTTCGCCGACAAGCACAGCCTCTCGCTCCAGCAGACCCTCTACGCCATGGCGGAGGCCGTCCTGCTGGCCCGCCCCGAGGTCGCCGAGGTGCGGCTGTCGATGCCGAACAAGCACCACGTCCCGGTGGACCTGTCCCCGTTCGGTCTGGACAACCGCAACGAGGTGTTCCACGCGCCCCAGAGCCCGTACGGGCTGATCGAGGGCTCGGCGCTGCGCGAGGAGGCCGAGGACGCGGGGCTGGCGTGGTACTCGATCGGGGAGTTCTAGCCCTCGATCGGGACGGAACAGGCCCCGGCGCTAGTCCGGGATCGCGGACCTCCGCGTCCGCCACGACGGGAACAGGTCGGCCTCGGTGTACCACCGCACCGCGTCCGGCCTGCGCGCCGTGGCCAGGAACTCCAGCACCAGCGCCCGCAGCACCTCCAGCGGCACGCCGACGCCGGGCGGGAAGTCCGTGTACGCCTCGTTGACGTGCGGCGCCCGCTCGTCCCCGACCGGCCACCCGGAGAAGTCCGGGTCGACGTAGTGCAGGTACCCCCACGCGCCGCGCACGGCGAGCACGACGCTGTGGTCGCACTCCCCCTCGTCGTCGGTGTCGCGGCCGAAGTGCTCCAGGGTCGCGTCGTTGCACCCCGGAGCGCCCAGCGCCTCGATCAGCAGGTCGACGTCCGCCGGGCACGCCACCACCCGGTAGCGGTGCTCGGCGCTGTCGAAGTCCGGCAACCCGCTCCACAGCCCGGCTCGTACGCTCATGCGCCCCACACTGTCCCGTTGGCGGTCACCGTGGTCACGGCATGGCGGACTATCACCCAATCCAGCGAGAGCCATCACCGTGAGGGACGGTCACCGCCCACGCCGGGCCAGGTTCCGCAGCTCCGGTACGCCCAGACCAGTGACGGCGTTGACCTCTTCGGGGGTCAACGCGCCGCAGTCGAGCGCACGCACGAATGTCTCCGAC includes:
- a CDS encoding Imm1 family immunity protein, which codes for MSVRAGLWSGLPDFDSAEHRYRVVACPADVDLLIEALGAPGCNDATLEHFGRDTDDEGECDHSVVLAVRGAWGYLHYVDPDFSGWPVGDERAPHVNEAYTDFPPGVGVPLEVLRALVLEFLATARRPDAVRWYTEADLFPSWRTRRSAIPD
- a CDS encoding alpha/beta hydrolase, which produces MRPIIRALGVVAATGALVAGSATGIAGARPGGDPGYRADIAWAPCEELATVECGTVPMPVDWAEPDGEKFDLALARRAADDPAKREGVLFINPGGPGGPGVDFTLVADSYFSPEVLKSFDIVGVDPRGVGRSSPVRCSLEKVNANPGPLPANQAEFDALARYNRELADDCRSHSGPIYDHVSTLDVVEDLDAVRRSLGEARVSYYGVSYGTLIGRQYAEKHGDRVRAMVIDSNMDHDQGAAEFLASEAVGAEDSFEEFVAWCERTEACALHDQDVPEVWNSLLERADRGELTAPGDPEQRITSADLRGMALSAFYSPSWAQLATTLTRLDSPDPALFGVAEPELGRNAMGSVFCQDWALPVRDHAEFQEITERSLALSPNMRGSTLGQGAVAACVGTEDANSNPRLPWRVAEGTPRVLMLNALHDPSTPYEWAVGAHRQAGGAAVLLTYEGWGHGAYGRSECVTGATDAYLVDLVVPAEGTRCAGVEPPAQEPEARTAQPGKPQLPGRGGWGALPLAG
- the pucL gene encoding factor-independent urate hydroxylase, which encodes MGIVLGPNQYGKAEVRLVSVTRDGDTHSIKDLTVSTSLRGDLVDTHLTGDNTKVLATDTQKNTAYAFAKLYGVHQVEDFALRLARHFVAGQAAITGARVLVDEHLWQRIETNGHSFTRSGGEIRTAAVTVDHDRAWVVSGLKDLVVLKTTGSEFHGFPRDEFTTLAETDDRVLATSVTARWRHSSDEVVDWAASYAEVRRVLLSTFADKHSLSLQQTLYAMAEAVLLARPEVAEVRLSMPNKHHVPVDLSPFGLDNRNEVFHAPQSPYGLIEGSALREEAEDAGLAWYSIGEF
- a CDS encoding 2-oxo-4-hydroxy-4-carboxy-5-ureidoimidazoline decarboxylase, with amino-acid sequence MTGADSGGIGWFDAGEPSLLRPLVLDCLAVPRWVDGVLAARPFGVVERLVAAADVVLSDDEVLGAIAHHPRIGERGRGTSAAWSDREQSGVDGSLSAQLTEANARYEARFGHVFLVCATGLSGADVLRAVEARMGNDPAHELRVVNRELCRIAAIRLRKLVHRD
- a CDS encoding ammonium transporter, with protein sequence MDTGDTAWVLASAALVLLMTPGLAFFYGGMVRSKSVLNMMMMSLGAMGVVGVLWVLVGYSTAFGADLGGGLLGKPFEFFGLNGLLTPDSLFGTIPTTVFVSFQAMFAIITVALISGAIADRARFGPWLLFAGLWALVVYFPVAHWVFDFDGKDADGNVVDPGGWIANKLAAIDFAGGTAVHINAGAAALALAIVLGKRVGWPKDRMKPHSLPLVVLGAGLLWFGWYGFNAGSALGANATAGVTFINTTVATAAAMLAWLLVERIRDGHATTLGAASGVVAGLVAITPACSSVTPLGAIAVGAITGALCALAVSLKYRLGIDDSLDVVGVHLVGGLSGTILVGFFASDAAPAGVNGLFYGGGVDQLWRQAVGAIAVFAYSFVLSLALGYLVKLTVGFRSEQDDEVGGIDEAEHAETAYDFGGLSGSRGSAKPSVAAGASAVLEGSNKS
- a CDS encoding P-II family nitrogen regulator, yielding MKLITAIVKPFTLDDVKTSLEQLGVLGMTVSEVQGYGRQKGHTEVYRGAEYAVDFVPKLRIEVLVDDAAVDKVLDAVVEAARTGKIGDGKVWVTPVDTVIRVRTGERGTDAL
- the alc gene encoding allantoicase, with the translated sequence MSAPEWTRLPDLASRGVGGGVVWANDEFFAERENLVNRAEPAFQSYTFGHKGQVYDGWETRRRREPGDDAAIVRLGLPGVVRGVVVDTAFFTGNHPVAATVEATSAPGHPDPSELDGWRVIVPRAPLGGDRKHHFAVTAERRFTHVRLTAHPDGGIARLRVHGDPVPDPELLVPGAVDLAALENGARVVGCSDMFYGSPTNLLAPGQAAVMGEGWETARRRDDGNDWVEVELAGQGVVALAELDTSHFKGNAPGWASVRGRDGDGGWVDLLPRTRLQPDTRHRFRVRVPEAVTRARLDIFPDGGMARLRLLGALTDAGLTALARRFRDLSS